CTTGGTCACTGTCTTGAAAAAAATTTATCAAATTTTCAGCATTACTTCCCGAGCCGGACGCAAAAATTACAATACGCTTCATAATCTAGTTATCACGTTAGTTATTCAAACAAAAAAAAGAATAATAATTTACAATTAGGCTCAAAAACTAAATACTTATTTCTATTTTTATCTATGTAAGTCACATTTATTAGGTAAATGTATATTTTAAAATAAAGTTTTTTATTTTTGCCCTCTAATTAAAACTTAAAACTAAAAAATTATGTCAGACATTGCATCAAGAGTAAAAGCGATTATCGTAGACAAATTAGGTGTTGATGAAAACGAAGTTGTAACCGAAGCTAGCTTTACTAACGATTTAGGAGCAGATTCATTGGATACAGTAGAGTTAATCATGGAATTCGAAAAAGAATTCGATATTCAAATACCAGACGATCAGGCTGAAAACATTGCAACAGTTGGTCAAGCTGTCTCTTATATTGAAGAAGCAAAATAAGAAGTTAATTTTATGGAATTAAAGCGAGTTGTAGTTACCGGTTTAGGTGCGCTTACACCCATTGGCAATACCAAAGATGAATATTGGGATGCCCTTGTTAGTGGAAAAAGTGGCGCTGCACCTGTCACACATTTTGATGCTGAAAAGTTCAAAACGCAGTTTGCTTGTGAAGTAAAAAACTTTGAAGTTACTGACTTTATTGACAGAAAGTTAGCGCGTCAAATGGATAAGTTTTCGCAATATGCAATGGTAGCTTCGGATGAAGCTATTGCAGATGCAAACTTAGATTTGGATGCACTAAACAAATACAGAGTAGGTGTAATTTGGGGTGCCGGAATTGGAGGCTTAGAAACATTTCAGGAAGAAGTGTTAAACTATGCCAAAGGTGATGGAACACCAAGATTTAACCCACGTTTCATTCCGAAAATGATTGCCGATATAGCACCAGGAAACATATCCATAAAGCATGGATTCATGGGACCAAACTATACAACGGTATCTGCTTGTGCCTCTTCTGCAAATTCAATGATTGATGCCTTAAACAATATACGTTTAGGTCATTGTGATGTTGTGATTACAGGAGGAAGTGAAGCCGCTGTTACCATTGCTGGTATGGGTGGTTTTAATGCTATGCACGCCATGAGTACTCGTAACGATAGCCCAGAGACAGCTTCAAGACCCTTTGACGCAAACCGAGATGGTTTTGTGTTAGGTGAAGGTGCTGGTGCGATTGTTTTAGAGGATTATGACCATGCAAAAGCTAGAGGCGCAAAAATTTATGCCGAAGTTGTAGGTGGCGGTTTATCATCAGATGCTTATCATATGACTGCACCACATCCAGACGGAATTGGTGTTATCGCAGTAATGAAACATTGTTTAGAAAATGCAGGTTTAAATCCTGAAGATGTAGATCATATAAATACACACGGAACATCTACACCATTAGGTGATGTTGCCGAATTAAAAGCTATATCTGAAGTATTTGGAAGTCACGCTAAAAACATAAATATTAATTCTACTAAATCTATGACTGGGCACTTATTGGGTGCTGCTGGTGCGATTGAGGCAATTGCTTCAATACTAGCAATCGAGCACGGTATTATTCCGCCAACAATCAATCACGAAACGGTTGACGAAAACATAGACCCAGAATTAAATTTAACTCTCAATAAAGCGCAGAAACGCGATATTAAAGTAGCAATGAGTAATACATTTGGATTTGGCGGACACAACGCTTGTGTATTATTTAAGAAACTAGATTAAATCCCGAATGAGTATCATTCGTAACATATTAAAAAATTCCCGTTCTGAAGATGACGGGAATTTTTTTTTACAACTTCAACAGATTTTAGGCTATAAGCCCAAAAAGAAACATATTTATAGAAAAGCATTTACCCATCGTTCGATGAATATCAAGGACAAAAAGGGTAATCCTATTAATTACGAACGCTTAGAGTTTGTGGGTGACGCCATGCTAGGCTCTGTAATTGCTTCTTTTTTATTTAGTGAAGTTCCGCATGGAGACGAAGGTTATTTGACCAAAATGAGGTCTAAAGTCGTCAGTCGCGAGCATTTAAATGAGCTTGGTAAGGAATTAAAACTCATAGATATAGTCACTAGCAGGATACCAACTGAGAATTTTGGAAATAATATTCACGGAAACCTTTTTGAAGCACTTGTCGGAGCAATTTATCTAGACAAAGGTTACAAAGCTTGTGAGAAATTTATTCATAAAAATGTAATACTTCCTCATGTAGACATTAGTAAATTAGAAGGAAAAGTTATTAGTTATAAAAGTTTGCTTATCGAGTGGTGTCAAAAAGAAAAAAAGACTTTTAATTACGAAGTTTATGAAGACACAGGTAATGACTCTTTAAAACACTTTTCTGTAAAGCTTAGTATCGATGAAAAAGTGATTTCAAAAGGTCGAGCAACATCAAAAAAGAAAGCTGAAGAAAAAGCATCAAAACGCGCTTTTTTTGCCTTTCAAAGCCAAATGACAGAACGTCCTTAGTTCTTCTAAAAACAGATAATTAGCGCAAACGTTTTCGTAAAAAGTTAACTTTAAGTTTCACAAAAAGGTAATGTTTGACGTATCTTTATATCTTATATTTACTTAATATTTGTAAATAATAATATGGCACTGCATAAGCTTTTAGTAGATGATTTTTATGATGAGACCTATGTACTAATTGCCCTGCATTGTAGATTAGAGGATTACCGTTTAGCCTATATGATTAATAAACATTTTGGTATTAATCTTGAGCGTAATAAAAAAGATTTGGACCTCAATTATACGTCTTCATCTTACGCGGTATACCAATGGTATAATGAAGCAAACGATGCTACGTGGAGTCTAATAGCAAATATTTGTAAAAAGGAAGAAGAGAGTGTGACAAGTAGTGGCGTTCTTTTTAGCGACGATAAAAAGGTAACAAAGACTTACAATCTACTACCAGAATTAAGACAAGTCGATTATTTTATAAAAATAACAAACGATACTTATCAGGTTAACGAAAAACTGATGATTAGCAAATTACAGAGTATACCTCACATCATAACAAGTTATACTGTAGATTTGGCTAAAATAAAATCCAAAGAACATTTAATTTTTTAGAATTAATGAAGAATAAGAAAACGAAGATAGTTGCAACGCTTGGGCCAGCAACAAGCAGCAAGAAGGTTTTAAAACAAATGTTAGATGAAGGCGCAAATGTCTTTAGAATTAACTTTTCTCACGCCGATTATGATGGTGTAAAAGAGCGTATAAAAATGATACGTGAACTTAATGAAGAGTATGGTTACAACGCTGCGATATTAGGTGATTTACAAGGACCAAAATTACGCGTCGGTAAGATGAAAGAAGAGGTTGTCGTAAATCCTGGTGACGAAATTATTTTTGCAACTGGCGAACGTTTTGAAGGCACAAAAGAACGTGTTTACATGACTTATGATAAGTTTCCTCAAGACGCTAAACCCGGAGAGCGTATTCTTTTAGATGACGGAAAACTAATCTTTGAAGTGGTATCTACAGATAAAAAATCTGAAGTTAAAGCTAAGGTTATTCAAGGTGGTCCATTAAAATCCAAAAAAGGAGTTAATCTACCTAACACTAATATATCACAACCGGCATTAACCGAAAAAGATATAGAGGACGCTATTTTTGCGATTGGACAACAAGTCGATTGGCTGGCTTTATCTTTTGTGCGTCATGCCGAAGATTTAATGGAACTTCAAAAATTAATTAATGAACATACCGACCACAAAATTCCTATCATCGCTAAAATTGAAAAACCTGAAGCAGTTGCCAATATCGATAAGATTGTGGCCTATTGTGATGGTTTAATGGTTGCTCGTGGTGATTTGGGAGTAGAAATCCCAGCTGAAGAAGTGCCATTGGTACAAAAGAAATTAGTACTTAGAGCAAAACGCGCTCGTATACCAGTAATTATTGCTACCCAGATGATGGAAACCATGATTACAAGTTTGACACCAACACGTGCTGAGGTTAATGATGTTGCAAATTCTGTAATGGATGGAGCAGACGCAGTAATGCTTTCTGGAGAAACATCGGTTGGTAAATATCCGGTCCAGGTTATTAGACAAATGGCAAATATTATTCGTAGTGTCGAGGATTCTCCATTAATTGAAGTTCCACAATTACCACCGCATATTCGTACCAACAGATATATTACAAAGTCAATTTGTTATCATGCTGCAAAAATGGCTAATGAGATAGATGCCAAAGCAATTTCTACATTGACAAATAGTGGTTACACTGCTTTTCAGATATCTGCTTGGCGACCAAGTGCACACATATTGGTATTTAGCTCAAACGAGCGTATTTTAACACGCTTAAGTTTACTTTGGGGAGTTACAGCGTTTCATTACGATAAGTTTGTAAGCACTGACGAAACTATAGAAGACGTTAATGCTATAGCTTGTAAAAAAGGCTATCTCGATGTTGGCGATATGCTAATTAGCTTAGCAGCGATGCCAATTAAGGATAAAGGTATGGTAAACACACTAAGAGTTACCGAGATTGAGAGTTGTAGTTTTTAGATTAAGATTCGTAAGTAGGCTATATTAGCAATTAATTATGCACGTTGTTATAAACTGACTTTTATGCTATTTGTTCAATACGACAATTTTCACATTCAGGGTGAGCTTTTACAAAGTCAGCGATTGATTCTTTGATTTTTTCAAATGAATCTTCATAGAAATATAATCCTGTTTCTGTATTTCCTTGCCAATATCGAAGAGTATTATCTTTAATTCCAGCTAATCTTCTTATTTCAACAGCTAAAGCCTCAGAGTCCGAGGTTTTATATACCTCATCTGACAAATTAATTCCGTCTAGATAAACCCCTAATCCTTCTTTTTTACCAAACTGTATTTTTTGTGCTGTTTTCTCTATTAAAAGTCTTGACCCTTTTGGAGCCCCAAGTTCTTCTAGCTTATTAATGATTAGTTTTATTTGACTCTCATTGATTTCATCTGAGTATAGTCGGATTTCAACATCACAATATTCTAATTCTCCAGATTCCAATTGCATAGTTCCTCCACCTGTAACTTCTCCAATTTTGTTAGCTTGAATAAATTCGTCTAATGGGTCTTCATAAATTTCTCCTCTATCGATTGGCATTAGCTTATCGTTTAGAGTTGCTACAATATAATTTCCAGAGTATTCTTCTTTCCCTTTTTTATTAATTCCGAAAAGTTTTTTAATGAAGTTCATATGTTGATTTAGCTTGTTTACAAGATTTCACTGATATGAAATCGTTTTAATGTTTTATGTCAGCCTTTAGATTAAGTTAGTCTAAAATAATGGAAAATCAATTGGACATGATTGTTAATATTAATCATAATCGCTCTACAAAAAACACCACATTATTATTCAAATCATAAAACCCAAACTCGTTAGTATTCCAAGCTGTTTTTAGGTTTAATTTTTCTGGTGTTACGGTTTTTCGTTCTACAAATTCTTCAAAAATTGGTTTTATATCGTCAACCATGATACGTATAACAG
This DNA window, taken from Winogradskyella sp. PC-19, encodes the following:
- the rnc gene encoding ribonuclease III, yielding MSIIRNILKNSRSEDDGNFFLQLQQILGYKPKKKHIYRKAFTHRSMNIKDKKGNPINYERLEFVGDAMLGSVIASFLFSEVPHGDEGYLTKMRSKVVSREHLNELGKELKLIDIVTSRIPTENFGNNIHGNLFEALVGAIYLDKGYKACEKFIHKNVILPHVDISKLEGKVISYKSLLIEWCQKEKKTFNYEVYEDTGNDSLKHFSVKLSIDEKVISKGRATSKKKAEEKASKRAFFAFQSQMTERP
- the fabF gene encoding beta-ketoacyl-ACP synthase II, with protein sequence MELKRVVVTGLGALTPIGNTKDEYWDALVSGKSGAAPVTHFDAEKFKTQFACEVKNFEVTDFIDRKLARQMDKFSQYAMVASDEAIADANLDLDALNKYRVGVIWGAGIGGLETFQEEVLNYAKGDGTPRFNPRFIPKMIADIAPGNISIKHGFMGPNYTTVSACASSANSMIDALNNIRLGHCDVVITGGSEAAVTIAGMGGFNAMHAMSTRNDSPETASRPFDANRDGFVLGEGAGAIVLEDYDHAKARGAKIYAEVVGGGLSSDAYHMTAPHPDGIGVIAVMKHCLENAGLNPEDVDHINTHGTSTPLGDVAELKAISEVFGSHAKNININSTKSMTGHLLGAAGAIEAIASILAIEHGIIPPTINHETVDENIDPELNLTLNKAQKRDIKVAMSNTFGFGGHNACVLFKKLD
- a CDS encoding acyl carrier protein, with the translated sequence MSDIASRVKAIIVDKLGVDENEVVTEASFTNDLGADSLDTVELIMEFEKEFDIQIPDDQAENIATVGQAVSYIEEAK
- the pyk gene encoding pyruvate kinase; the encoded protein is MKNKKTKIVATLGPATSSKKVLKQMLDEGANVFRINFSHADYDGVKERIKMIRELNEEYGYNAAILGDLQGPKLRVGKMKEEVVVNPGDEIIFATGERFEGTKERVYMTYDKFPQDAKPGERILLDDGKLIFEVVSTDKKSEVKAKVIQGGPLKSKKGVNLPNTNISQPALTEKDIEDAIFAIGQQVDWLALSFVRHAEDLMELQKLINEHTDHKIPIIAKIEKPEAVANIDKIVAYCDGLMVARGDLGVEIPAEEVPLVQKKLVLRAKRARIPVIIATQMMETMITSLTPTRAEVNDVANSVMDGADAVMLSGETSVGKYPVQVIRQMANIIRSVEDSPLIEVPQLPPHIRTNRYITKSICYHAAKMANEIDAKAISTLTNSGYTAFQISAWRPSAHILVFSSNERILTRLSLLWGVTAFHYDKFVSTDETIEDVNAIACKKGYLDVGDMLISLAAMPIKDKGMVNTLRVTEIESCSF
- a CDS encoding IPExxxVDY family protein, whose protein sequence is MALHKLLVDDFYDETYVLIALHCRLEDYRLAYMINKHFGINLERNKKDLDLNYTSSSYAVYQWYNEANDATWSLIANICKKEEESVTSSGVLFSDDKKVTKTYNLLPELRQVDYFIKITNDTYQVNEKLMISKLQSIPHIITSYTVDLAKIKSKEHLIF